A window of Anaerolineae bacterium genomic DNA:
CTGACCGACAGCGACGGCGACGGCGTGGCTGACAGCGCGGACAACTGCCCGGCGGTGGCCAATCCTGATCAGGCGGATACGGACGGCGACGGGATCGGCGATGCCTGTGACGGGCTGACCGACAGCGATGGCGACGGCGTGGCTGATAGCGCGGACAACTGCCCGGCGGTGGCCAATCCTGATCAGGCGGATACGGACGGCGACGGGATCGGCGATGCCTGTGACAGTGCCAGCAGTAGCGGCAGACCTGAGCGGCCCTGGCAGGGCTGGAACCCCGGCGATGACCGCCTGAACCCACACCCCGCCGCGCCAACAGCGATCTACTACACTGGCGGTTTCCTGAATGTATACGCCATCGACCCCGCCAATGGTTCTAACGGCTATCTGGTTTTCAGCATGAGCGGGGAGGACATCCTGGCGGCCTGCACCCCGACTCCGTCACAGCACACGCTCATTGGCTCCGGCGATGGAGGCCGTGTACGGCTGTACTGCCTGAACACGGGTGAACTGCAGATGAACACCCGCTACCGTAACGATGAGGTCGTCTACGTGTGGGATACGCTGCGTCCGACCTACCAGATCACCTACGTCTTCGATGTGGCGACAGGCCAGTTGCTGGGCTACTACAAGGACCTCAACCCCTAACACGGTGATGGCCGGGCGGAACATTGCCTGCCCAGCCAGTCGAGCAGACAACGGGGCGGTCCCTCCCTGGGGCCGCCCCGCTGGGCTGTTTCACCTCTGAAGGGGTAGGGGTGCTTCCAGTACCGATCAAGCCGCCAGCATCCGCTGCAGCGCCCACTGGATCAGCCAAAGGATGAGCGGGAAGATCAACGCCACTCCAACGGCACGGGGAACTTCCGGTTGCCAGGGCCAGGTGGGTGCGTGGCGCAGGGTCTGGAATTCCAGGTCCAGACTGTGGATGGTTTTGTAGAGGTTGTCCATATCGGTCATCTGGTCCTCATTGATCCGGCGATGCAGTTCCTGCCTGGCAGCCCTGGCGAAGCGTCCCGCCTGGGCCAGCCGCTCTTCTCGATCCTCTTTGAGCAGATTGTGGATGCCGATCAATGGGACGATGAAGATCAGCAGGCACACCAGGTTATACCCGATCATCCAGGAAGCCATGGCCGCATTCCTGAGTACCTCCGGCGCGGCCAGGGGCCAACTATAGGTCTGGAGGAGTGTACCGATAGCCATGCGCGCGCTGAAGTTGGAAAAGGCGTAGAGCGGCTGCTGGTTAAACAGATCGACCACCGTATGTTTCGCATAAATATGGCTGACCGTGCGTAGCTGGTGCCAGGCGTGATAGACCAGGTTGGTGGCAACCACACCAATGAGAATTGCCGTGCCCTGAATGAGGGGGCGGTGAATTGCTAGATCGGTGATCGGGATGCTCCAGAACTGGGCATGTTCTGCTGGCGGGACAATTAGCAGCATGAGCAGGCCGATCAGGGCGCCGGCTATGGTGGCAAGCAGGGTGGGACCGCTGGGCATGGTAGTCAGCCGGTAACCCAGGGAAATATAGCTCTCCTCGTTACAGTTCAGGGCCGGGCGGAACCTGTTCAGCGCCAGTCGTGCCTGTCGATCCAGGTAGTGGATCAGCCACAGGTTGTAGAAGGGGGCAGCCAGGTAAACCGGCACAAACACAGGCGGCAGATCAAAGCTGCCATCCTGGGCGCGTCCGATCAGGTCGATAACCACCAGCACCGCCCATAACCCGCCGTAAAATAGCCAGGGTGGGCCAGGCAGCCGATCGACCCAGGCGGTGAAACGATCGATCCAGCTTGGTGGATAGGGGCGCAAGACGCTGGTGGTCGGGGCAGGCAGTTCCGCTGGTAAAGTAGTAAGATCGGCCATCGAGTTGTTCCCTGAAGCTTTGTTGTCCGCTGTGATGAACGAGAGAAAAGCCTGTGCAGATGAGTCATCATCCGCCCAGCATGCGCTGCAGATTCCACTGCACGAACCACAATGCGATGGGGAAGAGCAGTGCGGCAACAACAAGCTGGGCAGTCTCCGGTTGCCAGGGCCAGGTTGGTACACGGCGGAGCCACTTGAGTTCGATCTCCAGGCTGGCAATGGTCTTATTGAGGTTGTCCATGTCGACCATCTCGTTAGCGTCTACACGGCGGTGCAGCTCGGCGACGGTGGCATTGTAGCAGCGGTTGCTCTCAATGAGCAGGCGCTGCTTCTCGGCGTTGATGGTCAGGTGCGCGCTGCTTAGCGGGAACACCATGGAGACTGCCGCCGCGACGAGCAGCAGGGCGAGGATCGCCGCCGGTACTGGCTGTGAGGTCAGTACTGGAGCGCCCCACAGCCAGAGATAGACGAAGGTGATCAGGCCGATAGCAGTGAAGGCGCTCATCCGGGAGAAGGCGTAGACAGGCCGCAGGTCAAAGATGCTAACCTGGGTGTGGTGGCGCAGAATGGCGCGGATGGTTCGAAATTTGTTGATGGTGTGCGCCATCAGGATCACGGCGATGATGAAGTCCGCCATCCCTACTGCGTGGTTGTAATGGATGGAAGCCGCCGTGTTGGCCAGATAAAAAGCCTTAAGGCGGGCGTGCAGCGGAAAGACGGTCAGGAACAGCACACCGGCCACGAAGCCGATGATGGCTCCTACAACCACCATTGACTGGCGCATGGTTGTAAGGCGGTACCGCAGAAATTCGCATTCCTCATCATCGCAATCCAGTGCTGGCCAGAACCGCTTGAGCGAGCGGGTAGCCATGATGTCCTGATAGTGCATCAGTGCCAGGGCATAGGGGCAGGTGAGGGTGACAACGAAGTGGAAGGGCATCAGCCCTTCCTGGCTGGCTGTGATCCACTGGGTGAGAATCTGAATCAGCATAAGGACTGCCCAGAGGCCCAGGTAGAATAGCCAGGGTGGGCCGGGTAGGCGATCAACCCAATCGAAAAACCGGTCGAGCCAGCTTGGTCGGTAAAAGGGTAGCAGCGGAATAGGGGGAGTGGTTGGCAGATGGCTGTCTGTGATGATGGTCATGGTGGCATCCCCTGTGAATACAGTCCAACGTCTTATGTTTTCACGACCACTTGAGTAGTCAGGTTACCCTCCCGGTAGCTTGTTGTGCGCCTGATGACCGGTAAACGGTATTCCTGCGGAGGGAGGTATGGCCAGCGCTGTTGCTGAAGTTATTTATCCTATTTCCCCCTTGTGATCAAGTAGGATTTTCAATAGTATAAGGCTTTAGGGTTCGGCGTGCAAGCCACATTTGTCGGGTGCTAAAGCCCGCCGGTAGGCCGGTGCTTGGTGGTGGCAGTTATTGCCGGTGCGTATGCCGCCGGATAGCTTCAATGGCCTCGTGAAAGGGCCGTTCCAGATAGGCCCGGTGATCGGCTTCCCCGTGATGGTGGTTGACCGAGCCATCAGTGGTGAAGGGGGTGCGTTGCCGGATGTACTCCAGCCCGCCTTCCAGCAGGGTGAGCATGTACTGCGCGGTCTCCTGGCTGGCCATCCACCATTCCCCGCCTACCGCGATGTAGATTGGCGAGGTATGCGCCATGATGGGGCGTCCCCAGTTGTCAAAATGTACCCGGCCCGGTCCAAAGTAGCCAGGACCGCCAGCGCGCGCTGCCAGCCAGGTGTGGTGGTCGATCCTGAGACGGGCTTTCAGGGTCAGCCGGTCGGTCCCAAGTGGCTCCTCAGCGGAGGCGACGACCTGTCCTTCCTGCACGATCTGCAGCGTGTGGATCGGGAAGATGCTGCGTGCCTCGGCCTGGACCTCAACTGTGCCGCCGTTGCCGGGCAGATGCAGGGTGTCGCCGATTTGGGCGCCATCCACAGTGAAGCGTAGCAGTGGCCCGCTGCTGATGAACGTCCGGCCCAGGCGCAAATGCCTGCACCAGGTCTCGTAATCAAACCCTTCGTCGGGTGGGATGTACACATAGGTGCGGTAAAGCCCCACCGGTACGTCAGCGGTCATTTTGTCGGTCCCACCTACCAGCGGTAACCGGTAACCGCCGTTCAGGTAGCGGTAATACTCCAGATGGGGGTAGTTCGCCTGGATGACGAATTCGACCGCGTCAGCCCGGCCAGTGGCGATCAGCGCGGCTGGCTCGCCGTTGGGCACGGGCATGTGCGGGATGACTACCGTGCCGCCCTGGGCATGGCAGGCGTCGGCCCAGTGAGAGAGAGTGGTCTCCAGCCCACCGCCCAGTTCTGCCTCGTCCGGGCCATCCGAGCACCAGGGCATCACCGGCTGCTTGAGGCCGAGCAGCGTCAGGTGTCCCAGCATGTGCTGCCGGTTCTCCTGGCTGGTATAGACGATGGTGCGCCCGTCCGGCGTTGGCACAGGCCGCCCAACGAATTCCTCTGTGCTGGTGAACAGGTGCCCCCACTGGGACTGCAGCAGGTTGATGACGTTCAGACCCTCTCCTTGCGCTTCAAGGTGCGCGCCGTGGGTAGATAGGAAGTGAACGTGCGTGTCGCCGCTGTACCAGCCTTCGGCGTTCAAGTCGGCCCGGTGCCTGAGCCGCAGCGTCAGCTCACGCTGGCCAGGCTGGACAGTTACGCGGGAACGCAGCGGCTCGTATTCGAAACCCCGCGCTACGTCCACCAGCACATCGCCGGTCGGTAGCCAGCCCTGGCAACGGCCGTCGATGTAGGCATAGGTTACATGTCCCAGGCGCAGGTCGCCGCCCAGATCAATGTGCCAGGTGCCCATATCAGACAGCAGGTGGTCATGATGGCCATGCGGCTGGTAAGGGATGCCATCCAGGGAACGGAAATGGACCCGGCAGGGTAGCGGTTGCCCGGTCTCGTCGTCCACAACTGTCACGTGTACCCAGTTCTTGCCATGTTCAGCCAGTTCGATGCGGGCGGCTGGCGTCTGCACGACGCCAGCAGTCAGCACATCACTCCAGGGCACGCTGGCTAGCTCCTCTGTGCCGGACTTCACGGAGAGGGTAGCCGAGGGCAGTGCCGCAACCTCAGCGTAGGCCGGGCTGTTGCGGTTGGAATAGGGTTGCCCCCATCCCCGCAGTGCATCGGCCAGGAAGGTATCAGCGTCCTCACGTGGCAGGGGGTAGGCGTAAGTGACTGTCCCCCGGTCGACTTCGACGGCCAGGTCAAAGGAACGGTCGGCTACTTCCTCTGCAGTGAGGGTGATTTTGATCGGGCGGCGCGGCTCACGGCCAAAAGGATGCTCGGCCAGCGCACTGAGGGTCACACCGCCGATGAGGAAGGCGCGATCCTGCGGTTCGATCTGGATGGTGCTCAGTTCCCGGTCAGGATACGGGTTGGCCCAGGCCCAGAGGAAAAACCGATCACCCGAAGCCTGCATGGCTTCTATCTGCCTGATGCCAGTATGCTCCCAGCGCCCGGCTTCCCGCGCAAACAGATAGTCGAACCGATCTGGCACGGCCAGGAACGGCATCTGCCCCCAGTACTCCAGGCTCCAGGTAGCCGGGATGATGGCGATCTCGAAGCGCTCGCGGATCGGTACGGTCACTGCCTGGCCGTCGGCGAAGCAGAAGCGGTAGCTGGCGATGACCCTGCCCGGCGGTTCCCCCGTCTGCAAATGTGACTGGAGCAGGCGATGGGCGACGATCACCCAGCGCGCCCTGGACATGATAGGGATTTCCAGCGGCTTGAAATCATCCGGACCGAACCGAATCAGACTCACGTTGAACGGCAGGCCGCGCAGGACCTGCGAGCCGAGCGGTTCCAGTTTGCCGTCGGGGAATGCCTGGGGAAGCAGGTTTGACCAGCGGGTGAGATCAAGGGGGGTGTAGTCTGTCATAGGTGTTTACCTCAGTTTTGCTTGGCGGCGGCTTCACGGGGAAAGATGCAGCCGAATCGCGCCAGCACAGGGACAATGGCCGCGCAATCCCGGCCCGGGGAGCATGATGACGGAAGATGCTGATGGAAATAGTGCAGCAAGCTCAGGTTGCCCCGGAAGGTATTGCACCCTGCTGGCTGGCTCGGACGTTCTGGCTGGGCCGTTCCTGCGGGCATTGCGCTCACTATAGCCCCCCTGACCGGTCAAGGCAAACGGGCTGGTAGCGCACCTGCCGGGCGAACTGGCTGGTTCAGGCTTCGGATAGTACCTTCTTAAGGTTGCTTTAATATCCATTTTTCATCTATGATGGGTTTGTGCGGCGCGTCACAAAGGATTGTGGCTGTATGGCCAGCAGGAAGGAGAAAGGGGCCATGTGTCAACGCTTTCGGGCCGCGCTGATCGTGCTGGTAATCCTGCTGTTAGCTCTCATCCCACTTCAAAACAGGGTTGTGCACGCGCAGGGCGGCGGCACGCTGGCTTACGGGGCCAGGGTATTCGGGCGCATCCTGCCGGATACGCCGGTTGTGATGTACAGCTTCAACGGAGCGGCGGGTGACCTGGTGCAGGTCACGGCGCGTAACTGGGTCGGTTCGCTCGATCCACACCTTGATCTGCTCGCGCCGGACGGGCAACTGGCGGCGGTGGCCGCCGTCAGCCCATTCGCCGAGGACGACCTGGAAGCAGCGCTCTCGCTCTTCCTGCCACAGACGGGCATCTACATGCTGCTGGTCAGCGCCGAGAACGGGACGACAGGTGAGTATATGCTCAAGTTGCAGGGGCGCGGCCCGGTCGAAGGCACGCCGCTGCTCTACGGCCAGGCGGTGACGCTGAATCTGACGCCGGACGCAGAGCCGCAGGTGTTCACCTTCGAAGCCGAGGAATGTCCCACGGCGCTGATTGTGGCTGATCTGAGCGAAGGGCTGCCGTTCACCTTCCCCTTCCTGGTCAGGGTACGCAATGAGCAGGGTGCTCCGATCGCCCTGCTGCGCGGGGGCGATGCCCTGGAAGATCGTGTGATTGTCGCTCCCCTGAGCGGGCGTTATGAAGTCACGGTGGAAGCTGATGATCCGGCGTCTGGCGGGACAATCGTCCTGCTGGTGACCTGCCTGGATGGGGCGCCAGGGTGCGTTGGCGGTGGTGCAGCCGGCGGGCCATGCGGCCCGGCGGGTGAATCGC
This region includes:
- a CDS encoding CehA/McbA family metallohydrolase: MTDYTPLDLTRWSNLLPQAFPDGKLEPLGSQVLRGLPFNVSLIRFGPDDFKPLEIPIMSRARWVIVAHRLLQSHLQTGEPPGRVIASYRFCFADGQAVTVPIRERFEIAIIPATWSLEYWGQMPFLAVPDRFDYLFAREAGRWEHTGIRQIEAMQASGDRFFLWAWANPYPDRELSTIQIEPQDRAFLIGGVTLSALAEHPFGREPRRPIKITLTAEEVADRSFDLAVEVDRGTVTYAYPLPREDADTFLADALRGWGQPYSNRNSPAYAEVAALPSATLSVKSGTEELASVPWSDVLTAGVVQTPAARIELAEHGKNWVHVTVVDDETGQPLPCRVHFRSLDGIPYQPHGHHDHLLSDMGTWHIDLGGDLRLGHVTYAYIDGRCQGWLPTGDVLVDVARGFEYEPLRSRVTVQPGQRELTLRLRHRADLNAEGWYSGDTHVHFLSTHGAHLEAQGEGLNVINLLQSQWGHLFTSTEEFVGRPVPTPDGRTIVYTSQENRQHMLGHLTLLGLKQPVMPWCSDGPDEAELGGGLETTLSHWADACHAQGGTVVIPHMPVPNGEPAALIATGRADAVEFVIQANYPHLEYYRYLNGGYRLPLVGGTDKMTADVPVGLYRTYVYIPPDEGFDYETWCRHLRLGRTFISSGPLLRFTVDGAQIGDTLHLPGNGGTVEVQAEARSIFPIHTLQIVQEGQVVASAEEPLGTDRLTLKARLRIDHHTWLAARAGGPGYFGPGRVHFDNWGRPIMAHTSPIYIAVGGEWWMASQETAQYMLTLLEGGLEYIRQRTPFTTDGSVNHHHGEADHRAYLERPFHEAIEAIRRHTHRQ